In Hippoglossus hippoglossus isolate fHipHip1 chromosome 24, fHipHip1.pri, whole genome shotgun sequence, a single genomic region encodes these proteins:
- the LOC117758886 gene encoding E3 ubiquitin-protein ligase rnf146-like isoform X1 yields the protein MDRPVNVQAPTKLIEEVGDTCATDSSTTTNPECAICLQSCVHPVRLPCCHVFCFLCVKGASWHSKRCALCRQEVPEDFLERPVLLSPEELKAAAAGVSRSGGTGGGSRGDSAWYYEGRNGWWQYDERTTRELEEAFSRGKKSTEMLIAGFLYVADLENMVQYRRNEHGRRRKIKRDAVDIPKKGVAGLRLDPDPPTTPASPIVPPAAIERVSSADGSDTAGQSQPPSFGILSLPPVRPPTLLGRHLTSPFSPSLSAIEDSLSQLLISQPEEEEVEGDDELQTYEYASGNSESDEETESERGRAASVPRRRLRQRPLREDQPARMPPRGGPSNSAPSLRSRSPDGQCTVTEV from the coding sequence ATGGACCGCCCAGTGAACGTCCAGGCTCCTACCAAGCTTATAGAGGAAGTGGGAGACACTTGTGCCACTgactcctccaccaccaccaacccGGAGTGCGCCATCTGCCTTCAGAGCTGCGTCCACCCTGTACGCCTCCCCTGCTGCCACGtcttctgcttcctgtgtgtgaaAGGCGCCTCCTGGCACAGCAAGCGTTGTGCTCTCTGCCGACAGGAAGTGCCAGAGGACTTCCTGGAGCGGCCAGTTCTCCTCTCGCCTGAAGAACTGAAGGCGGCAGCTGCAGGGGTGAGCCGAAGTGGCGGCACAGGGGGCGGTTCCCGTGGAGACTCTGCATGGTACTATGAAGGGCGCAACGGCTGGTGGCAGTATGATGAGAGGACCACCCGCGAGCTGGAGGAGGCCTTTTCCAGGGGCAAGAAGAGCACAGAGATGCTGATTGCAGGGTTTCTTTATGTGGCCGACCTGGAGAACATGGTCCAGTATCGCCGCAATGAGCATGGCCGCAGGCGCAAGATAAAGCGGGACGCTGTAGATATCCCCAAGAAGGGCGTGGCAGGACTGAGGTTAGACCCTGATCCTCCAACCACCCCTGCTTCACCCATTGTCCCGCCAGCTGCAATAGAACGCGTCAGCTCAGCTGATGGATCAGACACTGCAGGACAATCACAGCCTCCATCATTTGGCATTTTGTCTCTCCCCCCTGTTAGACCTCCGACACTCCTGGGGCGCCACCTCACAagtcctttctctccctcactctcagCCATTGAAGActctctctcccagctcctAATTAGCcagccagaggaggaagaggtggaaggAGACGATGAGCTCCAGACATATGAGTATGCATCTGGCAACAGTGAGAGTGACGAAgaaacagagagcgagagagggagagcagcttcGGTTCCACGGAGAAGACTTAGACAAAGACCGCTAAGAGAGGACCAGCCAGCCAGAATGCCTCCCCGGGGCGGACCCTCCAACTCCGCACCCAGTCTCCGCTCACGTAGTCCTGATGGACAGTGCACTGTGACCGAGGTGTGA
- the LOC117758886 gene encoding E3 ubiquitin-protein ligase rnf146-like isoform X2 has translation MAGCEEMDRPVNVQAPTKLIEEVGDTCATDSSTTTNPECAICLQSCVHPVRLPCCHVFCFLCVKGASWHSKRCALCRQEVPEDFLERPVLLSPEELKAAAAGVSRSGGTGGGSRGDSAWYYEGRNGWWQYDERTTRELEEAFSRGKKSTEMLIAGFLYVADLENMVQYRRNEHGRRRKIKRDAVDIPKKGVAGLRLDPDPPTTPASPIVPPAAIERVSSADGSDTAGQSQPPSFGILSLPPVRPPTLLGRHLTSPFSPSLSAIEDSLSQLLISQPEEEEVEGDDELQTYEYASGNSESDEETESERGRAASVPRRRLRQRPLREDQPARMPPRGGPSNSAPSLRSRSPDGQCTVTEV, from the coding sequence atGGCAGGCTGTGAAGAGATGGACCGCCCAGTGAACGTCCAGGCTCCTACCAAGCTTATAGAGGAAGTGGGAGACACTTGTGCCACTgactcctccaccaccaccaacccGGAGTGCGCCATCTGCCTTCAGAGCTGCGTCCACCCTGTACGCCTCCCCTGCTGCCACGtcttctgcttcctgtgtgtgaaAGGCGCCTCCTGGCACAGCAAGCGTTGTGCTCTCTGCCGACAGGAAGTGCCAGAGGACTTCCTGGAGCGGCCAGTTCTCCTCTCGCCTGAAGAACTGAAGGCGGCAGCTGCAGGGGTGAGCCGAAGTGGCGGCACAGGGGGCGGTTCCCGTGGAGACTCTGCATGGTACTATGAAGGGCGCAACGGCTGGTGGCAGTATGATGAGAGGACCACCCGCGAGCTGGAGGAGGCCTTTTCCAGGGGCAAGAAGAGCACAGAGATGCTGATTGCAGGGTTTCTTTATGTGGCCGACCTGGAGAACATGGTCCAGTATCGCCGCAATGAGCATGGCCGCAGGCGCAAGATAAAGCGGGACGCTGTAGATATCCCCAAGAAGGGCGTGGCAGGACTGAGGTTAGACCCTGATCCTCCAACCACCCCTGCTTCACCCATTGTCCCGCCAGCTGCAATAGAACGCGTCAGCTCAGCTGATGGATCAGACACTGCAGGACAATCACAGCCTCCATCATTTGGCATTTTGTCTCTCCCCCCTGTTAGACCTCCGACACTCCTGGGGCGCCACCTCACAagtcctttctctccctcactctcagCCATTGAAGActctctctcccagctcctAATTAGCcagccagaggaggaagaggtggaaggAGACGATGAGCTCCAGACATATGAGTATGCATCTGGCAACAGTGAGAGTGACGAAgaaacagagagcgagagagggagagcagcttcGGTTCCACGGAGAAGACTTAGACAAAGACCGCTAAGAGAGGACCAGCCAGCCAGAATGCCTCCCCGGGGCGGACCCTCCAACTCCGCACCCAGTCTCCGCTCACGTAGTCCTGATGGACAGTGCACTGTGACCGAGGTGTGA
- the LOC117758906 gene encoding R-spondin-3-like: MRIQLFFIWILHFMDLARGADNTKILRYRRSSSVARLCPAGCASCSALNGCLSCKPRLFFHLELDGMRQRGTCLSSCPRGHYDKRSPHINTCTRCREDCAFCFSETFCTRCHPGHFLFRGKCGNSCPNGLTANTALRECTECPVGCELCLRRNECVRCQADLYFLHGQCHHNCPSGSEPDVQLMECIPQVQCGVGEWTKWGPCIRKRSLRANRRGEETRTRQLPRSPSLYGDRCPHVSEIRKCVIKKRPSGLS; encoded by the exons ATGCGGATacagttatttttcatttggattCTGCACTTCATGGATCTTGCAAGAGGCGCAGACAACACAAAGATTCTGCGATACAGAC GTAGCTCTTCAGTGGCCAGACTGTGTCCGGCAGGTTGTGCATCGTGCTCGGCCCTGAATGGCTGCCTGTCCTGTAAACCTCGCCTCTTCTTCCACTTGGAGCTGGATGGGATGAGGCAGAGGGgcacctgtctgtcctcctgccCCCGGGGCCACTACGACAAGCGCTCGCcacacattaacacatgcaCCA GGTGCCGAGAGGACTGCGCTTTCTGTTTCAGTGAAACCTTCTGCACTCGCTGTCATCCGGGCCACTTCCTGTTCCgaggaaaatgtggaaatagCTGTCCGAATGGGCTGACGGCAAACACAGCCCTGCGAGAGTGCACAG AGTGCCCTGTAGGCTGTGAgctgtgtctgaggagaaacGAGTGTGTGAGGTGTCAAGCTGATTTATACTTTCTCCACGGGCAGTGCCACCATAACTGCCCAAGTGGATCAGAGCCCGATGTACAGCTCATGGAGTGCATCCCTCAAG TACAATGTGGGGTTGGGGAATGGACAAAGTGGGGTCCGTGTATTCGGAAAAGGAGCCTGCGGGCCAataggaggggagaggagacacGCACCCGACAACTTCCGCGGTCCCCGAGTCTCTACGGTGACCGCTGTCCACATGTGTCTGAGATCAGGAAGTGTGTCATCAAAAAGAGACCAAGTGGACTGTCATGA
- the cenpw gene encoding centromere protein W isoform X1, translated as MLNKAPKLKSTIKTKAKGNVNLRPASEAMIELITLLFLSSLAEEAKANAFEEKSATIRAHHVKAVSKKMLKKARG; from the exons ATGTTGAACAAGGCCCCGAAGCTGAAGAGTACGATCAAGACGAAGGCGAAGGGGAACGTGAACTTGAGGCCGGCGTCTGAAGCGATG ATTGAACTGATCACGCTGTTGTTCCTGAGCAGCCTGGCAGAGGAGGCCAAGGCCAACGCGTTTGAGGAAAAGTCTGCAACCATCAGAGCTCATCATGTGAAAGCAGTCTCCAAG aaaatgctgaaaaaagCAAGAGGATGA
- the cenpw gene encoding centromere protein W isoform X2: protein MLNKAPKLKSTIKTKAKGNVNLRPASEAMIELITLLFLSSLAEEAKANAFEEKSATIRAHHVKAVSKMLKKARG from the exons ATGTTGAACAAGGCCCCGAAGCTGAAGAGTACGATCAAGACGAAGGCGAAGGGGAACGTGAACTTGAGGCCGGCGTCTGAAGCGATG ATTGAACTGATCACGCTGTTGTTCCTGAGCAGCCTGGCAGAGGAGGCCAAGGCCAACGCGTTTGAGGAAAAGTCTGCAACCATCAGAGCTCATCATGTGAAAGCAGTCTCCAAG atgctgaaaaaagCAAGAGGATGA
- the hddc2 gene encoding HD domain-containing protein 2, translating to MAAPMEAAAGVNLSNLSNMLQFMKLIGQLKRVPRTGWVYREVKKPESVSDHMYRMAMMSLTITDPTVDKDRCIKLALVHDMAECIVGDIAPSDNVSKAEKHRREEEAMRHLSGLLPEGLKQEMYGLWEEYESQSSAEARLVKQFDLLEMILQAHEYEELEGAPGRLQEFFDSTNGRFQHPDVLQLVSSLNEERGRHMTKTDATKNSGNSDCNTNNTNSSLVNGQR from the exons ATGGCGGCCCCCATGGAGGCAGCAGCCGGCGTGAACCTGAGCAACCTGAGCAACATGCTGCAGTTTATGAAACTTATCGGGCAACTCAAA AGAGTCCCACGGACCGGCTGGGTGTACAGGGAGGTGAAGAAACCAGAGAGCGTATCAGACCACATGTACCGCATGGCCATGATGTCTCTGACCATCACTGACCCCACAGTGGACAAGGACAG GTGTATAAAGCTGGCTCTGGTTCACGACATGGCAgagtgcattgtgggagatATCGCTCCCTCAGACAACGTCAGtaaagcagagaaacacaggagagaagag GAAGCGATGAGACATCTGTCAGGTCTCCTGCCAGAGGGTCTCAAACAGGAAATGTATGGGCTGTGGGAG GAATATGAATCTCAGAGCAGTGCAGAGGCCAGGCTGGTGAAACAGTTTGACCTCCTGGAGATGATCCTGCAGGCTCACGAGTACGAAGAGCTGGAGGGAGCGCCGGGAAGACTTCAGGAGTTCTTCGACTCCACCAACG GCCGTTTCCAGCACCCAGACGTGCTCCAGCTCGTCAGCTCTTTGAATGAAGAGAGAGGCCGGCACATGACTAAAACTGATGCCACAAAGAACTCTGGGAACTCTGActgtaacacaaacaacacaaactcatcCCTAGTGAACGGACAGAGATAA
- the tpd52l1 gene encoding tumor protein D53 isoform X8 produces METRQQGFLDSEPLKEDDEDLVSEVNLNSSIMTEEEREEAQQELAKLEEEINTLRQVLSSKEKQHAELKQKLGISPLSELRTNFSRGWQDMQSSTAYRKTSETLSTAGQKTSAAFSTFGTTITKKLGDMRNSPSFKSFEEKVESTVSTIKTKVGGTGAGGSFEEVLSSAANASSQDTPTNNLTDSSERQC; encoded by the exons gttttctgGACTCTGAACCACTGAAAGAGGACGATGAAGATTTGGTGTCAGAGGTCAACTTGAACAGCTCCAtcatgacagaggaggagagagaagaggctCAGCAAGAACTGGCCAaa ctggaaGAGGAGATCAATACCCTGAGGCAGGTTCTGTCgtccaaagagaagcagcacgCAGAGCTCAAACAGAAACTGGGCATCAGTCCTCTGAGCGAGCTCAGGACCAACTTCAGCAGAGGCTGGCAGGACATGCAGAGCTCCACGGC atacAGGAAGACGTCAGAGACGCTTTCCACAGCAGGACAGAAGACCTCAGCTGCCTTCAGCACCTTCGGCACCACCATCACCAAGAAGCTTGGAGACATGAG AAACTCTCCCAGCTTCAAGTCTTTTGAGGAGAAAGTTGAAAGTACAGTGTCGACTATTAAG ACAAAGGTTGGTGGCACAGGGGCCGGAGGCAGCTTTGAAGAAGTCCTCTCATCCGCAGCCAACGCCAGCTCTCAGGACACGCCCACCAACAACCTGACAGACAGCTCGGAGAGGCAGTGCTAG
- the tpd52l1 gene encoding tumor protein D53 isoform X7 — translation METRQQGFLDSEPLKEDDEDLVSEVNLNSSIMTEEEREEAQQELAKLEEEINTLRQVLSSKEKQHAELKQKLGISPLSELRTNFSRGWQDMQSSTAYRKTSETLSTAGQKTSAAFSTFGTTITKKLGDMSMVGLELLFPRRSNSIGYSIKQSMSMPTMRNSPSFKSFEEKVESTVSTIKTKVGGTGAGGSFEEVLSSAANASSQDTPTNNLTDSSERQC, via the exons gttttctgGACTCTGAACCACTGAAAGAGGACGATGAAGATTTGGTGTCAGAGGTCAACTTGAACAGCTCCAtcatgacagaggaggagagagaagaggctCAGCAAGAACTGGCCAaa ctggaaGAGGAGATCAATACCCTGAGGCAGGTTCTGTCgtccaaagagaagcagcacgCAGAGCTCAAACAGAAACTGGGCATCAGTCCTCTGAGCGAGCTCAGGACCAACTTCAGCAGAGGCTGGCAGGACATGCAGAGCTCCACGGC atacAGGAAGACGTCAGAGACGCTTTCCACAGCAGGACAGAAGACCTCAGCTGCCTTCAGCACCTTCGGCACCACCATCACCAAGAAGCTTGGAGACATGAG CATGGTTGGTCTAGAGTTATTGTTCCCGCGGAG GTCCAACTCTATAGG CTACTCTATCAAACAGTCTATGAGCATGCCCACCATGAg AAACTCTCCCAGCTTCAAGTCTTTTGAGGAGAAAGTTGAAAGTACAGTGTCGACTATTAAG ACAAAGGTTGGTGGCACAGGGGCCGGAGGCAGCTTTGAAGAAGTCCTCTCATCCGCAGCCAACGCCAGCTCTCAGGACACGCCCACCAACAACCTGACAGACAGCTCGGAGAGGCAGTGCTAG